Proteins encoded together in one Hevea brasiliensis isolate MT/VB/25A 57/8 chromosome 16, ASM3005281v1, whole genome shotgun sequence window:
- the LOC110668706 gene encoding uncharacterized protein LOC110668706, with translation MALPTALRRATASGFFSKLIKPHDQGLELLTGFTFLLWHIWKNRNLLSFQHQSCPFSEVISKALNHHDDFYESQQQQSASQRIVVPVATHILPLPSEYIKINFDAAVNGQGNYGAVAALARDHRNQPCRWVCRRYLAITDPLTLESLAFREALLLAKAKGFEKVIIEGDCQVVIRLLNGESILTPLEIHDILNDVKMLSADCFEISFCYVNQSCNQAAHCLAAITLRDDTFLYNPWQQIIIVTSLLATLGLQ, from the coding sequence CATGATCAAGGTTTGGAATTGCTTACAGGATTCACTTTTCTCCTCTGGCACATATGGAAGAATAGGAACCTTCTTTCCTTTCAACACCAAAGCTGCCCCTTTAGTGAGGTTATCTCCAAAGCGTTGAATCACCATGATGATTTCTATGAGTCTCAACAACAACAATCAGCTTCCCAAAGGATAGTGGTTCCAGTAGCAACTCACATTCTTCCTCTCCCCAGTgagtacatcaaaataaattttgacgcTGCTGTTAATGGACAAGGGAATTATGGAGCTGTGGCAGCCTTAGCTCGAGACCATCGAAATCAACCTTGTAGATGGGTTTGTAGAAGATACCTTGCTATCACAGACCCCCTCACTCTTGAGTCATTAGCTTTTAGAGAAGCACTCCTTCTGGCAAAGGCAAAGGGCTTTGAGAAAGTTATAATAGAAGGAGATTGTCAAGTGGTTATTCGGTTACTCAATGGAGAGAGTATTCTAACTCCTTTAGAAATACATGACATTCTCAATGATGTTAAAATGCTCTCAGCTGATTGTTTTGAAATTTCCTTTTGTTATGTGAACCAATCATGTAATCAGGCTGCCCATTGTCTAGCTGCTATCACTCTTAGGGATGACACTTTCTTGTATAATCCTTGGCAGCAAATTATTATTGTAACATCTCTTTTGGCCACCTTAGGCCTTCAAtga
- the LOC110668705 gene encoding 24.1 kDa heat shock protein, mitochondrial-like encodes MASAVPLTKPFSYRTKRISTHDPDMGPQLPIPIPVATGTYKLVYLDSLLGGGLKFLPDVKEDEDALYMKMNMPGVGKEGVKLWMDMECLHIKGEESKEDAEDEYDFKEEKKPKKYFYECQMAPELYQTDKIKALMKNGVLKIVVPKVNTQEEEKEGVTRIKVN; translated from the exons ATGGCTTCTGCAGTGCCTCTCACCAAGCCCTTCTCCTATCGAACCAAGCGCATTTCCACTCACGACCCAGATATGGGTCCGCAGCTTCCAATCCCCATACCCGTCGCCACCG GTACTTATAAGCTGGTCTACCTGGACTCTCTTCTGGGTGGTGGACTGAAATTCCTCCCTGACGTGAAAGAGGATGAAGATGCTCTGTACATGAAGATGAACATGCCAGGCGTCGGGAAGGAAGGAGTGAAGCTGTGGATGGACATGGAGTGTCTGCACATCAAGGGAGAAGAGAGCAAGGAGGATGCTGAAGATGAGTATGATTTCAAGGAAGAGAAGAAACCCAAGAAGTACTTTTACGAATGCCAAATGGCTCCTGAGCTTTACCAGACTGACAAGATCAAGGCTCTTATGAAGAATGGCGTGCTCAAGATTGTGGTTCCTAAAGTCAATACCCAGGAAGAAGAGAAGGAAGGTGTGACTCGGATTAAGGTTAATTGA
- the LOC131174456 gene encoding uncharacterized protein LOC131174456: MVTLSNKSLMYFEDLTLPTFQVIVMSGSMGCARCQQRVTRVMSKMTGLREYTVDVKEKQVIVKGNCRNQQKEEDDYFKCEMNKERCCPLKLLLGSFVASCFRKQIAD, encoded by the exons ATGGTAACATTATCTAATAAATCTCTCATGTATTTTGAGGATCTGACGCTGCCCACA TTTCAGGTTATTGTGATGTCTGGAAGCATGGGATGTGCACGATGTCAACAAAGAGTTACCCGAGTTATGTCAAAGATGACTG GATTAAGAGAGTATACAGTGGATGTGAAAGAGAAACAAGTTATTGTAAAAGGGAATTGCAGAAATCAACAGAAGGAGGAAGATGATTATTTTAAATGCGAAATGAACAAAGAGCGTTGTTGTCCACTAAAATTGCTCTTGGGATCATTTGTAGCATCTTGCTTCAGGAAACAAATTGCTGATTAA
- the LOC110668749 gene encoding uncharacterized protein LOC110668749 translates to MGTRTNFYKNPSISYKKDFSLSSVLQNLQAYNVATGSALVTQEQQYRDEGNDRRGCKKAGQKRCSTENPRSYKRGEVEEHDGPMTHQDYIDKRRKEVRSSHPYEPLTADVLGTSSSVLNLLNYGSDESASESDEEGTQHSGLTNEVEEIKTRSEQRFPAPAEPVCVVCGKYGEYICNETDDDICSLECKAELLQRLKPAKRELSNQKLDHPSSGPKCTSSMPELGEDTWDYNHNCWSKKRSNLCTYKCWKCQRPGHLAEDCLVTTCNQVSEGQNKNPICKDLLGLYRRCHQIGKNLSAANCNVCRSSLSLATCLHCSAVLCDNAGHLDEHIRTHPSHQQYYSHKLKRLVKCCKSTCRVTNIRELMACHYCFDKAFDKFYDMHTATWKGAGLSMIWGSVCCEDHFEWHRMNCLNVDIEDGAYIVNKNAENNKHIQLNDFIF, encoded by the exons ATGGGGACGAGGACGAATTTCTACAAGAATCCTTCAATCTCTTACAAAAAGGACTTCAGTCTCTCTTCTGTTCTTCAAAATCTCCAAG CTTATAACGTCGCAACTGGGAGTGCCCTTGTGACCCAAGAGCAACAATACCGTGATGAAGGGAATGATAGACGCGGCTGCAAAAAGGCTGGTCAGAAACGCTGCTCGACGGAAAATCCACGGTCTTATAAGCGTGGTGAAGTCGAAGAGCATGATGGACCGATGACTCACCAGGATTACATAGATAAGAGAAG GAAGGAAGTGAGGTCATCTCATCCTTACGAACCATTAACTGCTGATGTTTTG GGAACTTCTAGTTCGGTTTTAAATTTGTTAAACTATGGAA GCGATGAAAGTGCTTCAGAATCTGATGAGGAGGGCACCCAACATTCTG GCCTCACAAATGAAGTTGAAGAGATCAAGACTAGAAGTGAGCAACGGTTTCCTGCCCCAGCAGAACCTGTTTGTGTGGTATGTGGAAAATATGGAGAATATATATGCAATGAG ACTGATGATGATATCTGCAGTCTAGAATGCAAAGCTGAACTTTTACAAAGGCTTAAACCTGCTAAG CGTGAGTTAAGCAACCAAAAGCTAGATCATCCTTCTTCTGGACCTAAATGTACGTCATCAATGCCTGAGCTTGGGGAGGACACTTGGGATTATAACCACAATTGCTGGTCCAAGAAGAGATCTAATCTTTGTACTTACAAGTG TTGGAAATGCCAGAGGCCTGGTCACCTTGCAGAAGATTGTTTGGTGACAACATGTAACCAG GTGTCAGAAGGGCAGAACAAGAATCCAATATGCAAAGATCTTCTTGGACTTTACAGAAG ATGTCATCAGATAGGTAAAAATTTGTCAGCAGCAAACTGCAATGTATGCCGCAGTTCTTTAAGTTTGGCAACATGCCTTCATTGTAGTGCAGTCCTTTGTGACAA TGCTGGTCATTTGGATGAGCATATAAGGACACATCCAAGCCATCAGCAATATTACTCTCATAAACTTAAACGTTTG GTGAAATGCTGCAAATCAACATGCAGGGTGACCAACATCAGGGAACTTATGGCTTGCCATTACTGTTTTGATAAAGCTTTTGACAAGTTCTATGATATGCATACTGCAACTTG GAAAGGAGCTGGATTATCAATGATCTGGGGTTCTGTTTGCTGTGAAGATCACTTTGAATG GCATAGGATGAATTGCTTGAATGTTGACATAGAGGATGGAGCATATATCGTTAATAAGAATGCAGAGAATAACAAACATATTCAGCTTAATGACTTCATTTTCTGA
- the LOC110668704 gene encoding uncharacterized protein LOC110668704: MGKIGCSVDGNLNEAKFSEPLPWIGIYIAVATLACAIMMAADLIHGIHCRKLWFPSKYSCLNATSLTIIAVAIKLSVDLNTPMPRHIDQLAKLSSSALICTLMGNSMPSLGIMENKEILMNIMALGILVITVIVNTCIQLGTGVVYLYWKEHALIMFLMLVLLVILSFSALTVPTTKKYLELKYKKKYKMAAKECSNECDSAVHKKLRQDLMKYWMMAHTCSPQFVLGRSVTCTAAGALCLLSAMTLAEAMLGSYLMPGSFKFCNGESDYKWSTILVLIIQTIAIVVGTIAPAIRWFTAINFRCPSTGKKSRKEFRVEKNWTQFLVEMKECPFTIRIQSRQCRKLAHGAKDRILDLCIAMQIGIVLASKVIRFISIYFISRILLFCMCCKKLIWCKSNNTSIDSGSDSQPSSKPDLSRFVLHLEEGGEKQPKHLLELLDKSSSGLHGVKEFDSDLVLSLDNEEPPHCWALPVVTLTAIAIAIPNTSSCLRKQLMRSVHEGLVYVKIIEENLHAQRDMTNIRKAAYTVWLGVDLYHKWLDVDLNRMYFQAGSTKEILEGLADAAKNKISQTILQNYERNSIQSSEKLFEALTVMISDILGACLTNLQHIISLKCFSSSVELREESVRYAVFLLGKTEKILELVNQKTLPSLGPEEMACINKWRALHKPKNQLHFPASSTESDTASSSLMDLHLTIE, encoded by the exons ATGGGTAAGATCGGTTGCAGTGTTGACGGAAACCTGAATGAAGCAAAGTTCAGTGAGCCTCTTCCATGGATTGGCATCTATATAGCAGTAGCAACTCTCGCCTGTGCAATTATGATGGCTGCAGATCTCATCCATGGCATCCACTGTAGAAAATTGTGGTTTCCTAGCAAGTACTCCTGCCTTAATGCCACTTCATTGACCATAATAGCTGTGGCGATCAAACTGTCAGTGGATCTAAACACCCCAATGCCTCGCCACATTGATCAGCTTGCAAAACTTAGCAGCAGTGCCTTGATCTGTACACTGATGGGTAATTCTATGCCTTCTCTTGGAATCATGGAAAACAAAGAAATCTTGATGAATATTATGGCTCTGGGAATACTTGTTATTACTGTTATTGTTAATACCTGCATCCAATTAGGCACTGGTGTGGTCTATCTTTACTGGAAAGAGCATGCATTAATCATGTTTCTCATGCTTGTTTTGCTTGTAATCTTGAGCTTTTCAGCTTTAACAGTGCCAACTACAAAGAAATATTTAGAACTTAAGTACAAGAAGAAATACAAAATGGCTGCGAAAGAATGCTCAAATGAGTGTGACAGTGCAGTGCATAAGAAACTAAGACAAGATCTAATGAAGTACTGGATGATGGCTCATACCTGCAGCCCCCAGTTTGTGCTGGGGCGTTCAGTTACATGCACTGCAGCAGGTGCACTGTGTCTCCTGAGTGCCATGACTTTAGCTGAGGCCATGCTGGGATCATACTTGATGCCCGGGTCATTTAAATTTTGCAATGGGGAGTCTGACTATAAATGGTCGACCATCTTGGTTCTCATCATACAGACCATCGCAATAGTAGTTGGTACCATTGCTCCTGCAATTAGATGGTTTACTGCTATAAATTTCAGGTGCCCATCAACAGGGAAGAAAAGCAGGAAAGAATTCAGAGTAGAAAAGAACTGGACCCAGTTCTTAGTAGAGATGAAAGAGTGCCCTTTTACCATAAGAATCCAGAGCAGGCAGTGTCGGAAACTTGCCCATGGTGCAAAAGATCGAATTTTGGATTTGTGTATCGCAATGCAAATCGGAATCGTGTTGGCAAgcaaagttattagattcatTTCGATATACTTTATAAGCAGGATTTTGTTATTCTGCATGTGCTGCAAAAAGTTGATCTGGTGCAAATCCAACAACACATCAATTGACTCAGGATCAGACTCGCAGCCCAGCTCAAAACCAGATCTTAGCCGTTTTGTTTTGCATCTCGAAG AAGGGGGGGAAAAACAGCCCAAGCATCTCCTAGAATTGTTGGACAAATCATCATCAGGACTCCATGGAGTGAAAGAATTTGATAGTGACCTTGTTCTCTCTCTAGATAATGAAGAACCTCCACACTGTTGGGCTCTTCCTGTAGTGACTCTAACAGCCATTGCAATTGCAATTCCGAACACCAGCAGTTGTTTACGTAAGCAATTGATGCGCAGTGTACATGAAGGCCTTGTGTATGTCAAAATCATAGAAGAAAACCTCCATGCACAAAGAGACATGACTAACATCAGGAAGGCAGCATATACTGTGTGGCTAGGAGTTGATCTCTATCATAAATGGCTAGATGTGGATCTTAATAGAATGTATTTCCAAGCAGGAAGTACAAAGGAAATACTCGAAGGGCTTGCTGATGCAGCAAAGAATAA AATAAGCCAAACTATTCTGCAAAATTATGAAAGAAACAGCATTCAGAgcagtgagaaattatttgaagcaCTAACTGTCATGATCTCAGATATATTAGGTGCTTGTCTCACCAACTTACAACATATCATATCCCTCAAGTGTTTTAGCAGCTCAGTCGAATTACGGGAAGAAAGTGTGCGGTATGCAGTTTTCCTTCTTGGTAAAACGGAAAAGATCCTGGAACTTGTAAACCAGAAAACACTTCCTAGTTTGGGTCCTGAAGAAATGGCATGCATTAATAAGTGGCGTGCATTGCACAAGCCAAAGAATCAGTTGCACTTCCCTGCATCTTCAACAGAAAGTGACACTGCTTCTTCCAGTTTGATGGACTTGCACTTAACCattgaataa
- the LOC110668748 gene encoding uncharacterized protein LOC110668748 — MGIIRSGFSFIAGTVFGIYLAQNYDVPNIRKLTNTGLLIAKHIEETYRKPKKRDEDD, encoded by the coding sequence ATGGGAATTATCAGAAGCGGTTTCTCCTTCATTGCAGGGACGGTGTTTGGCATCTACCTTGCTCAAAATTACGACGTTCCAAACATTAGAAAGCTGACAAACACCGGCCTCTTAATAGCCAAGCACATCGAGGAAACTTACAGGAAGCCCAAGAAGCGAGACgaggatgattga